In the Deferribacter desulfuricans SSM1 genome, AAGAAAATTGACTGGAGAAGAAATTTTGTATTCAGTTTTGAAAGATAGCAGAGGGCAATTGATTACCCATCAAGATAGTATGCCAAATATTATAAATAATAATAAACTAGTATTAACAGTTGATTCAGGATTGCAAAAAATAGCGGAGTCAATATTAATCGAAGATTTTGAAAAATTTAAGGCTTCTAAAGCGATTGTAGCTATTATGGATGTAAAAAGTGGAGATATACTCGTATCAGTTTCTAAACCAGATTTTGATCCGAATAGATTTAGAAGTTACGACAAACAGAGATGGAAAAACCCAGTTACACATTTTACATTTGAGCCGGGTTCAATTTTTAAACCGGTTACTTTTGCTTATCTACTTTCAAGCAAAAAATTAAATTTAGATAAAAGTATAAATTGTGAAAATGGTGCTTATCTGGTTCATGGCCATATATTTAATGATGTTCATAAATACAAGAAACTGAAATTGTCAGAGGTCCTTATTCATTCAAGCAATATTGGCACTGTAAAACTTATAGATTCTGCTAAATCTAACGATTTTTATAGATTTATTAAAAAAGCAGGATTTGGACAGCCTACAGGAATTTTAGGAAGTTCTGAGGAAACCGGTTTGTTGAGAGACCCAAGACATTGGTCAAAATTGTCAAAATATTCCCTTTCCATAGGGCAAGAATTGTATGTGACACCAATACAGATGCTAAGATTTTATGCTATGATAGCCAATGATGGTAAGATAATAACACCTTCTTATATTAAATCAATTAGTTATCAAAATAAATTAATTGTTCCTGAAAAGAAGGAAATACAGGTGTTAGATAAAGATGTAGCTAAGACATTGCAGTATTTACTGAGAAAAGTGGTGACTGATGGGACAGGTCAAAATGCAGATTCGGATTTTGTTTCAATTGCTGGCAAAACAGGGACTGCTCAAAAGTTTGATTTTAAAATTGGAAGATATTCAAGCAGAAATTACATAGCCAGTTTCGCAGGATTTTTCCCAGCTGAAAACCCACAATATGCTATGATTGTTATTTATGATAGCCCAAGATCAAGTATTTATGGAGGTTCCACTGCTGCAGTGACGTTCAGAAAGATAGCAGAACAGATGATGATCTATTTAAAAAAAGGGTTACAAATATATAGGGTGAGTGATGAAAGTAAAAGATCTGCTTAAAGGGGTAGAGTATTTTTGTAAAGATAAAAGTTTATTAGAATATGAAGTTGCAGATATTTCTTTTGATAATCGTGATATCAAAGAAAATTCTATCTTTGTTGCATACAAAGGTGTTTCGTATGATACACATAATGATATAAATAAACTTATTAACGATTCGAGAATTAAAGTTTTAGTTACAGAAAAAGAGTTTGATTTCCCAACTATTGTTGTTAAAAATGGCAGGAGAGCCCTTTCTATAATTAGCAAAAACTTTTTTATAAAAAATTATGAACCAAACTATATTGGTGTTACAGGGACAAACGGGAAAACTACAACCGCATATTTAATAAATCATATTGTAGAGTTTACAGGGTATAAGACAGCAAGATTTGGCACAATAAACTACAAAATTGATAAAGAACTATATCCTTCTACAACTACAACACCATCAACTTATGAGTTTTATAAAATGCTTGGTGTAGCAGAAAAAGCAAATTGTGAATTTGTAGTGATGGAAGTATCATCTCATGCACTCGATCAGGATAGAGTTTATGGAATAAATTTTAATTATGCAATATACACAAATTTAAGTGGTGACCATTTAGATTATCACAAAGATTTAGATGATTATTTCAATTCAAAAAGTAAACTTTTTACAGAATATTTAAATGGATGCGGTATTGTAAATATTGATGATGAGTATGGTAAGAAATTACTTTATTTAATAAAAGATAATGAAATTTTGACTTATTCATTCAACAACAATAAAGCCAATTGCTTTGTAGAGCACTTTGATATGAACTTAGATAAAACTGATATCGTATTGAATCTATTAGGAGAAAAAATTCACTTTGAAACAAGTCTTGTTGGAAAACACAATATTTATAATTTAATGGCGGCGATATTGACAGCACATCATCTTGGTATTGATCATGATAGGATAACAAGAGCTATTAAGACGTTTAGTAATGTACCTGGTAGATTGGAAAAACTTATTTATAATAATATTTATATTTTTATTGATTATGCACATACAGATGATGCTTTAGAGAATGTGTTGTCGAGTTTAAGACCTTTTAGAAAAAGAAGAATAATCACACTTTTTGGTTGTGGCGGAGATAGAGATAAAAGTAAACGACCTAGAATGGCAAAAGTAGCTGAAAAATATTCTGATTTAGTAATGGTAACCAGTGATAATCCAAGAAATGAGGATCCTGAAAAGATTATCGATGGTATATTGAAAGGTTTTGGTGATAAATCAAAAGTGGTCGTTGAACCTGATAGAAGAGAAGCTATCAAGCTTGCATTAAAAGAAGCTGAGCCTGAAGATATTGTGCTTATTGCTGGAAAAGGGCATGAGGATTATCAGCTAATTAAAGGTGTTAAGTATCATTTTGATGATAAAGAAGAAGTGATAAATTTTTTTGAGGGAAAATGAAGACACTAAATATTAAAGAGGCTTTTAAAAATTTGATTGATTATATTTCGCCAACAATAGTTGAATATAATAATGTTGTAATAAATAGCAAAGAGGTAAAAAAAGGTGATATTTTTTTAGCTCTAAAAGGTACTAATGTAGATGGAAACTCATTTTTTAAAGAGGCTTATGAGCGAGGTGCTATCTTAACTGTTTTCGATAACCCTTATTTTTATAATAAAGCATCAATAAATAAAGTGCTGGTTGAAGATAGTTTTAATGCAATAAAATCGTTTGGTATTTGGAAACTTAAGAATAACTTTGCGAAAAGAGTAGCAATAACAGGAAGTGTTGGCAAAACAACAACTAAAAAGCTTTTATATGAGATTTTTTCAAAGCA is a window encoding:
- a CDS encoding peptidoglycan D,D-transpeptidase FtsI family protein is translated as MLSERGKIGFVTFIVLVMFTVVIGRLAYLQLYKHEYYAKLSKKQSIEEVRIRSDRAKIFDRNGVVIAKDIKKASVFIYGLNKSEEKYLKRKLRRFGIYKKDIAPGFHWLKRNVDVEEAEKLKRLSDSIDYFVNSKRFYPYLNTFSQILGFTGVDNQGLYGVEGVYERKLTGEEILYSVLKDSRGQLITHQDSMPNIINNNKLVLTVDSGLQKIAESILIEDFEKFKASKAIVAIMDVKSGDILVSVSKPDFDPNRFRSYDKQRWKNPVTHFTFEPGSIFKPVTFAYLLSSKKLNLDKSINCENGAYLVHGHIFNDVHKYKKLKLSEVLIHSSNIGTVKLIDSAKSNDFYRFIKKAGFGQPTGILGSSEETGLLRDPRHWSKLSKYSLSIGQELYVTPIQMLRFYAMIANDGKIITPSYIKSISYQNKLIVPEKKEIQVLDKDVAKTLQYLLRKVVTDGTGQNADSDFVSIAGKTGTAQKFDFKIGRYSSRNYIASFAGFFPAENPQYAMIVIYDSPRSSIYGGSTAAVTFRKIAEQMMIYLKKGLQIYRVSDESKRSA
- a CDS encoding UDP-N-acetylmuramoyl-L-alanyl-D-glutamate--2,6-diaminopimelate ligase; this encodes MKVKDLLKGVEYFCKDKSLLEYEVADISFDNRDIKENSIFVAYKGVSYDTHNDINKLINDSRIKVLVTEKEFDFPTIVVKNGRRALSIISKNFFIKNYEPNYIGVTGTNGKTTTAYLINHIVEFTGYKTARFGTINYKIDKELYPSTTTTPSTYEFYKMLGVAEKANCEFVVMEVSSHALDQDRVYGINFNYAIYTNLSGDHLDYHKDLDDYFNSKSKLFTEYLNGCGIVNIDDEYGKKLLYLIKDNEILTYSFNNNKANCFVEHFDMNLDKTDIVLNLLGEKIHFETSLVGKHNIYNLMAAILTAHHLGIDHDRITRAIKTFSNVPGRLEKLIYNNIYIFIDYAHTDDALENVLSSLRPFRKRRIITLFGCGGDRDKSKRPRMAKVAEKYSDLVMVTSDNPRNEDPEKIIDGILKGFGDKSKVVVEPDRREAIKLALKEAEPEDIVLIAGKGHEDYQLIKGVKYHFDDKEEVINFFEGK